GATCCGGCCACTCAGTTGCCGATAGTCCTGCAACAGTGTCTCGGGCGTTGCCCGGTACGGATGAATGCTCAATCCCTTGTAGCAGCCCAGGCGCGGATCCGTCAGCAGCCGGGAAAAGGCCTGCTCCCCCGCAGGGTTCCCTGGCTTCGGCAGCCGGGCAAGGCCGAACAGGTACAGGGATGGCAGCGGACCGCTATCCTGCTGCGCCAGCGCGTCGCAAATCCTGCCGGCAGTCGAGAGCAGCCGCGAGATCGGTACCGACGGGTGCAGGAATGTCTTGTTGTCCGGCTCGTTCCAGATCTCATACGACAGGTCCGGCCCCTTGTTGCGCAGCATGAACCGGGCCGCGAAGTCGGCGAATTTCGCTTCATTCGCATCGCTCGAACCGTCCTCGCCGGCATCCCCCCAGATATAGCGTCCGCCGTAAAGCGTGATCAGCATGTGCAGGCCGGCCTGGCGCGCCTGGCTGATGACTTGCACGTAGCGCGCCTGCGTCAGATGCCCGCGGACCACTTCGGGCCGCACGCCGAATCGCACATGCGAGAAACCCAGGCTCTTGATCGTGGCGAGGTCGCGGTACGACACCGTGGCGGGATCGATCTGCACGGCAAAGGCCGGCATCGATGCAATCCGGCTCGAAGCCTGGGGCGGTTCGGCGCGCGCTTGCTGACAAGGCAAGGTGCCAGACACCGCCAGGCTCGCGGCTAGCGCCAGTGCGCGCGCAAGCGCACGGCCGGGCAAGGCGAAGGCCTTACTGGACGGCATGCCTGCGCAGCACGCCCATTGCGAGCGCACCGCCCTGGATCAGCGCGATGGCCAGGAACGACACCAGCATGATCTGCGCTGCCACGAGGTAGTCGAGCTGAGGATAGCGCCCTGCCCCCAGGCCGATGCCTGCCAGCAGGCCGATGCCCGCGGCAAGGAAGACGGCGCGGGGCATGCCGAAGGATTTCAACAAGGTTCTCAGGCACATCACGACGGCAAACACGATAGGGAACAGGGCAAAGAAGCGCACATCGAGATCCCCATACGCCGCGCCGAACAGCATGACGACGAGGGCATCGCCGAACAGCAGCAGCAGCACGCTCAGTGCGCCGGCCAGCGCGACACCGCCAAGCACGAACAGGACAGACATCCGGGCCAGCGCCATGGTGTCGTCCTGCCTGAACGAGGCCGCAAACCTGGGCATCAGGTGATAGCCGAGCGCCATCAGGACATATTGGGCCGGCAGCAGCACCGTCAGCAGGATCCGGAATTTTGCCGAATCGGCAAAGTGTCCCAGCGAGCCCAGCAGCACGACCAGGCCCGGGCCGACCAGCCAGCTCATCAGCTGGGCACTCGCCGAACTCGCGCCGAATCCAAGCCACCTCCGGGGGGAAGCAGGCCTTCCCGGAATGATCTCGATGCGCCCATTGCGCCGGATGGCAGCGGCCGCGAGCAAGGTGGGGAGCAGGATCGACGCGGCGAGCATCAGCATCACCGCGGACTCCTTCTGCGTGCCGGATGCCAGGCCGATCATTGCAACGCCGCCACCGATCAGCGTGTGGCAGACCAGCAGCCCCGTATAGCCTCTCGTCTTGGCGCCGACGGTCCTGAGCACCCAGTACGCGGTGTAGCTGGCGAACAGCACGGCGGCCGCCGCACATGCCGACGTGCTCAGGCCATGCCCGTACAGGTAGAGGATCGAGCCCGCGGTGACCGGAACCACGGTCAGCACCGCAACTTCCATCGAGAAGCGCACGCGGACCTTCATTCCCTCGATCAGCGCCGGCTCGTGGAGGAAGGAAACATAGAAGATATTGATAAACACAACCAGCGACAGCACCACCGCAACCAGGCCATAGCCAGCGACGTCCATTGACCGGGCCAGCGCCACGTTGATGCCGAACTGCACCGCCGTATAGGCGGCCTGCTCGAGCACCGCACCAAGCGCCGACAGCATGCGGCGCATTATCGCGTCTCCTGCAGCGAAGGCGCCGCCTTGAATGTCGACGGGGTTGGCATGGCGGGCTTCTGACTGAATAGCACGGACAAGCCCTGCGTAATGTCGTGCCCCAGCTGCGCCGAGCGTTTGAACTGCGCTGCCCCCAGGAATCGGGCGTACTCCAGCCGTTCAATCAGGTCGTCAACGCAAGCCGTGTGCCGCACCGCGAAATCGCCGCGCCCGCTCAGCTTGAAGAAGGAGGCGACCTTGTTGTCCCAGACAATGCCCACGGACGGCACGCCGAAACTGAAGGCGATGATGTTCGCGTGCATGCGGTGACCAACCATGCTGTGGCAGTCCGCAATGATCGAAGCGAGTTCCGCCGGGGTTTTCGGCAGGATGAAGTCGACAGTGCCGACGCCGAGCCTGTCCCTGACCGAAACGGCAGCGATATTGTCCTCCTCCGCGCCGTTGGTGAACAGGACGACGCGTTGCCCGCTCTGCCGCAGCCTGGTCGCCAGCTCCACGAACATGGCAAGGCCCCGGCCCGGTTCCGATCCGGTGCCCGAGCCGGTGCCGATATCCGCGTTGTAGTGCAGCGATTCGACATCCGAGACACAGATGCCCACATCCCAGCGCCTTGCGGGCCCCTTGCCCGGATAAAGGGCCGAGCTCAGGATGGCCGGGTCCGGAATGATGGAGACGTCGGAACAAGCACCTCCGGTGACGCCGACGATATTGCGGCGGGAACTCTCATCCCGCACGGAAATGAATTGCGGCGCCGCCCGCTCGAAGAACCTGGAGATCAGATACTTGCCCGCCCTTGACCACTTGCCCGCCACGCCTACCGATACCAGCGCGACCATTGAATTCTTTTGGATGCACCGGGAAAGGAGGTAGAGCTTCAACGGAAAATTGAGGTCCACATCGCACAGCAGCTGGCCGCCCCCGATCACGACGACATCCGCGTCGGCCAGCTGCTGCGCCCACCTGCCGCGCCACTGACGCCGGTATTTCATCCAGATGGCAAGGGTCAGCGCGGGAACCCGTGCCCAGCCAGGCAGCCTGGAGAAGATGCGCATCAGGCGTCCCTTCTTCAGCGAGCTTTCACCAAGCTGGGTGCGGCCCGCGATGTCGAGATAGCTGATGCGGCAATCCGGCAAGGCCTGATGGATGAGAAAGCCCAGTGTTTCGGCGATCACGGCATCGCCGAGGTTGTCACTGTATGGCACCGCGCATATGACGACGTGCTTCATCTTGATTGGCCGAGGGCAAGGTTAGCAAGGGAATGAGAAACAGGCTGACCGAGGTGAGATGGCGGACATAGCTTCCCAGGTCCGGCTCGAATATGAACTGCACCAGGATATGCGCGACAATCAGCGTGGCAAACCAGCGGCGCTTGCGTTGGTCTTCACCCGTCGGCGGCACCGAGGACAAGCCACGCAGGGCTACGCGGATGATCGCAAAGTGCATCAGCATCATGGCAAGGTCCACCGGCGCGCGGAAGCTGATCACCGGCAGGACGAACATCGCAGCCGCATACAGGTAATTGACGATGAAGTTCACGCCCGAGGTGGGCGGATACAGGTTCCAGATCATCGTCCGGTTGTCGCTGCCGATAGTCAGTGCGTAATTGTTGGAGATATCCCGGGGCGACTGCAGGATGTACAGGATCTCGGCGGGCGCCACCAGGATCGCGCCCAGCACGCAGGCCACCACCACGGCCTTCCATGCCGGTGTCAGCCGGGCCGACGCGCGGATGCCGAACGCCAGCACCACGATCATCGCGTAGTAGTTCCGGATAAAGAAGGCATAGCATCCGTAGAGCACGATGATCATCACGACGAGCCCACGGGACGACACCGCCCTGGACATGCCGCACGCAACCAGGGTGATCGACATGGCGATCACGACAGTCTCTTTGCCGGGTGCGAGCAGGTTCAGCAGCATGCAGGGCAGGACGAACAACCAGCGCGCAGCCAGGTCACGCAGGCTCGCGACGCGGCTCGACGCCACCATCAGGTAGGCAAGGCCGACGCTGGCGGTGACGACGTTCACATACTCCGGGCCGAAGAAGGAGAACACCCTCGCGGTCGCGGCAAATGAATCGTCGAAGTTGGACGAGCCGGTCACGAGGAATTCCAGCATCTTGTTCGAATCTGTCACCCACTTTTCGGGAAGCGATTCGCGGCCGAAAAAAAAGATCGTCAGATAGAGCATGCTCAACAGCGTGCTGGCGACGGTGGCCAGTCCCCGCTCCGCAAGCACCCAGTCGCGATTCAGTTTCGTGGCGTGCATGTCGATCTCTTGCTATCGGATTTCCACGATGACCAATGCGTTACGGCTTCACGATTTCTCGCTATCGGAGTAGCCATAGTAGGCATAGCGGTAGCGCCCATACTTGGAACCGTAGCCATAGCGGAAGGCATTGGGATCCAGCCCATTGAAGATCACCCCTTTCACGCTCACATTGACTTGCCCAAGTTGCTTGGCACACTCCGATATCTCCCCGATCGAACTCTTGCCAAAGCGCGTGACCAGGAAGACCGTGCCGCAGCGCTCAGCCAGGATCGCGGCATCGGCGACAGCCAGCACCGGAGGCGTGTCGATCATGAGCAGGTCATAGCGATCGCTGAGGCCTTCCAGCAGCTTGACCATGCGTTCATTGAGCATGAGCTCGGCGGGATTGGGAGGTATCGTCCCCGTGCCAATGAAATCCAGTCCCTGGACGACTTCGCGGTGAATGACGTCTTCCAGCGCAAGCTTCCCGGCCAGCACGTCGGACAAGCCGGGCTCCCGGTCCTTGCCGAAATACTGGTTCAGGTAGCCCTTGCGCATATCGGCGTCCACCAGCAAGACACGCTTGCCACCCGACGCCATCAGGGCCGCCAGGTTGACCGAGACGAAGGACTTGCCCACCCCCGCGGTCGCGCCGGTAAGCAGCACGCGGTTGTTGGCCGCATCCAGCATGGCAAACTGCAGCGAGGTCCGCAGGCTGCGCAGGCTTTCCACCGATGGCTCGTTCGGGAAGCGATCGGCCAGCAGATACTGGCCCCGCTTGCGCGCATGGATTTCCTTGCTGAGGCTGATCTGGTGCTCGGACTGCGGAACGGTGGCATACACATTGAGACCGGTATGTTCCTCGATGTCCTTGGGATCGGTAATCCCGCCGAACAGGGCATTACGGACAAAGGCCGCCACCGCGCCCGCCAGCACGCCAAGCATCGCGGCCAGGACGATCACCAGGGCTTTCTTTGGCTTTACCGGCTCCTCGGGAACCGGCGAGCTGTCCACCAGGCGCACGCTGCCGACCTTGCCGGCCTTGACCAGCTTGAGTTGCTGCATGTTGTTCAGCATGCCGACGTAGAGGTCATTGTTGACCTGGACGTCGCGCATCAGGCGCAAGGTGTCCTGCTCCAGATTGGGCAAGGCCTTCACACGGTTGGCGATCGATCCCACCTTGGCGCCGAGCACGGCGATCTGCTGGTCCAGGGCCTGCATGGAAGGATGACCGGGCGCAAAGCGCGTCAGCAACTCGGCCCGCTTCTGCTTGAGTTCGAGCAGCGACGTTTCGGAAGTCACACTCTCCTGCAGGAAGGCCTTGCCCTCTTCGCTGAGATTGAAGGTGCCCCGCTCATTGCGCATGGCGTTGTACTTGACTTCGGCGCGCTCGAGTTCGTTCTTCAGTTGCGGCAGCAGGTTGCTCAGGAAAATCAGGGATTTTTCCGCTTCCGCGGCCTTGCGATTGATGTTCTGTGCCACGTACTCGTCGCCGATCTCGTTCAGGATGGCAGCGGTCAGCCTGGCGTCATTGCCTTCGAGCGAGGCACCGATCACGCCGCTCTGCTTGCCCTTCTCCGCGATATTCAGCTGCAGCTGCAACTTCTCCAGCGTCTTCAGGCGGGAGTTGCGCACAAGGCTGAAGGCAATGCCCGGCTTCGCCTTCAGTGCGCTCACCAGCAGACGGATCTTGC
This genomic interval from Cupriavidus oxalaticus contains the following:
- a CDS encoding lipopolysaccharide biosynthesis protein, coding for MRRMLSALGAVLEQAAYTAVQFGINVALARSMDVAGYGLVAVVLSLVVFINIFYVSFLHEPALIEGMKVRVRFSMEVAVLTVVPVTAGSILYLYGHGLSTSACAAAAVLFASYTAYWVLRTVGAKTRGYTGLLVCHTLIGGGVAMIGLASGTQKESAVMLMLAASILLPTLLAAAAIRRNGRIEIIPGRPASPRRWLGFGASSASAQLMSWLVGPGLVVLLGSLGHFADSAKFRILLTVLLPAQYVLMALGYHLMPRFAASFRQDDTMALARMSVLFVLGGVALAGALSVLLLLFGDALVVMLFGAAYGDLDVRFFALFPIVFAVVMCLRTLLKSFGMPRAVFLAAGIGLLAGIGLGAGRYPQLDYLVAAQIMLVSFLAIALIQGGALAMGVLRRHAVQ
- a CDS encoding polysaccharide pyruvyl transferase family protein, translating into MKHVVICAVPYSDNLGDAVIAETLGFLIHQALPDCRISYLDIAGRTQLGESSLKKGRLMRIFSRLPGWARVPALTLAIWMKYRRQWRGRWAQQLADADVVVIGGGQLLCDVDLNFPLKLYLLSRCIQKNSMVALVSVGVAGKWSRAGKYLISRFFERAAPQFISVRDESSRRNIVGVTGGACSDVSIIPDPAILSSALYPGKGPARRWDVGICVSDVESLHYNADIGTGSGTGSEPGRGLAMFVELATRLRQSGQRVVLFTNGAEEDNIAAVSVRDRLGVGTVDFILPKTPAELASIIADCHSMVGHRMHANIIAFSFGVPSVGIVWDNKVASFFKLSGRGDFAVRHTACVDDLIERLEYARFLGAAQFKRSAQLGHDITQGLSVLFSQKPAMPTPSTFKAAPSLQETR
- a CDS encoding polysaccharide biosynthesis tyrosine autokinase, with protein sequence MNHSTYAPAVAPSQSEEIALVRYLDVLVASRWLIAAIALAILMLGVAYAFLARPVYEANILVQVEDSQNSPNGLLGDVSSLFDVKTQATAEIEILRSRMIVGKAVDNLRLYIDARPKYFPLVGPWIASRSKGLSEPGLLGMGGYAWGAESIAVSTFDVPEEMQGETFMLVSLGDGRYRLEQGSLDKPIEGRVGKTVEAEQGIGKIRLLVSALKAKPGIAFSLVRNSRLKTLEKLQLQLNIAEKGKQSGVIGASLEGNDARLTAAILNEIGDEYVAQNINRKAAEAEKSLIFLSNLLPQLKNELERAEVKYNAMRNERGTFNLSEEGKAFLQESVTSETSLLELKQKRAELLTRFAPGHPSMQALDQQIAVLGAKVGSIANRVKALPNLEQDTLRLMRDVQVNNDLYVGMLNNMQQLKLVKAGKVGSVRLVDSSPVPEEPVKPKKALVIVLAAMLGVLAGAVAAFVRNALFGGITDPKDIEEHTGLNVYATVPQSEHQISLSKEIHARKRGQYLLADRFPNEPSVESLRSLRTSLQFAMLDAANNRVLLTGATAGVGKSFVSVNLAALMASGGKRVLLVDADMRKGYLNQYFGKDREPGLSDVLAGKLALEDVIHREVVQGLDFIGTGTIPPNPAELMLNERMVKLLEGLSDRYDLLMIDTPPVLAVADAAILAERCGTVFLVTRFGKSSIGEISECAKQLGQVNVSVKGVIFNGLDPNAFRYGYGSKYGRYRYAYYGYSDSEKS